A stretch of Antennarius striatus isolate MH-2024 chromosome 6, ASM4005453v1, whole genome shotgun sequence DNA encodes these proteins:
- the LOC137597134 gene encoding protein FAM181B codes for MAVQAAIMNPQFMNFCFPGSVMEYDVEKGLDGSLLGEADNDEDYKETTRDLLSFIDSASSNIKLALDKPVKSKRKVNHRKYLQKQIKRCSGIITPGNTVEAPLQRQGSPLAQSSPLQNKMPPKREGVQANLQSKSLAALFSPVKDIRGEKAKKPPLRHRNLPPSFFTEPANCSKVNSTSGMTLKDLERGNPEAAEFFELLGPDYSNMVSDQDLYQSLPLRVQPEMGGLDPASYDAHPLVDGILYSEPWTNSKKLSGIQRPVQPSVYCPSEAAGPIDDHTLCTLAFPNFFTDCSSTQVTYDLSGSYNRTNYSSL; via the coding sequence ATGGCTGTTCAGGCTGCAATCATGAACCCCCAGTTCATGAATTTCTGCTTCCCTGGTTCAGTGATGGAATACGATGTGGAGAAAGGTCTGGATGGGAGTCTTCTTGGTGAGGCAGATAATGACGAGGATTACAAAGAGACCACTAGGGACTTGCTGAGCTTCATAGACTCAGCTTCCAGCAATATCAAGCTGGCTTTGGACAAACCTGTAAAATCCAAGAGGAAAGTCAACCACCGGAAGTATCTACAGAAGCAGATCAAGAGGTGCTCTGGAATTATAACACCTGGAAACACAGTAGAGGCCCCATTACAAAGACAAGGCTCTCCCCTGGCTCAGTCCAGTCCTCTGCAGAACAAAATGCCACCCAAGCGTGAGGGGGTACAAGCTAACTTACAGAGTAAGAGCTTGGCAGCCCTCTTCAGTCCTGTGAAGGATATAAGGGGTGAAAAAGCCAAGAAACCACCCCTGAGGCATCGCAATctgcctccctctttctttaCTGAGCCTGCCAACTGCTCCAAAGTCAATTCCACCTCAGGGATGACGCTCAAGGACTTAGAACGAGGAAATCCCGAGGCTGCAGAGTTCTTTGAGCTCTTGGGGCCTGACTACAGCAACATGGTCAGTGATCAGGACCTCTATCAAAGCCTTCCCCTCCGAGTGCAGCCAGAGATGGGTGGCCTGGACCCTGCTTCCTATGATGCTCATCCTTTAGTGGATGGTATCCTTTACTCTGAGCCCTGGACTAACTCTAAGAAACTCTCGGGGATCCAGCGCCCAGTCCAGCCTTCTGTCTACTGCCCCTCTGAGGCAGCTGGGCCCATAGACGACCACACACTGTGCACTTTGGCCTTCCCTAACTTCTTTACAGACTGCTCCTCAACTCAGGTCACTTATGATTTAAGTGGTAGTTATAACAGAACTAATTATTCATCTCTATGA
- the prcp gene encoding lysosomal Pro-X carboxypeptidase isoform X1 produces MEVLNKAAAKCILWVFFSCLHVIALRSQLFSRLHRSPDRDDVLISYKTFYFDQKIDHFGFIEDGTFRQRYLIADKHWKQPGGPILFYTGNEGDITWFCNNTGFMWETAEKLDAMLVFAEHRYYGDSLPFGQESYNDSKHLNYLTSEQALADFAVLIQNLKTTLPGAQHSPVIAVGGSYGGMLSAWLRMKYPHIVVGALASSAPIWQFTGLVPCGDFYKVVTQDFARSGHNCDSNIRKSWKAIKNVSSTVSGLQWLSEEFSLCSPLKNKNNIFSFKRWLQETWVNLAMVDYPYEANFLQPLPPWPIQVVCKYLALDSTVSDYQLLHGVSKAVKVYYNYTGSSSCLNTSQTATGSLGFLGWYYQACTEMVMPMCTDGVHDMFEFEEWNFQAFSDECNSIFGVRPRSEWVGTVYGGKDIASHSNIIFSNGGLDPWSAGGVSYNITDSLVSIMIPEGAHHLDLRYSNDHDPPSVKAARSLEVIYFQEWIRQSKKKCQLHRPSSP; encoded by the exons ATGGAGGTTTTGAACAAAGCTGCAGCTAAATGTatattgtgggttttttttagctgtttaCACGTGATCGCCCTTAGATCGCAACTTTTCAGCAGACTTCACAGGTCACCTGACCGCGATGACGTCCTCATCAgctataaaacattttattttgaccagaag ATTGATCATTTTGGATTCATAGAGGATGGCACTTTCAGACAGAGATACCTTATAGCTGACAAACACTGGAAGCAGCCTGGAGGACCCATTTTGTTTTACACTGGCAATGAAGGCGACATCACCTGGTTCTGCAACAATACT GGTTTCATGTGGGAAACTGCAGAGAAGTTGGACGCCATGCTGGTTTTTGCAGAGCATCGTTACTATGGAGATTCCCTGCCATTTGGACAAGAATCTTACAAT GACAGCAAACACCTGAACTACCTGACCTCGGAGCAGGCCCTTGCAGATTTTGCAGTGCTAATTCAAAACCTGAAGACAACTTTACCCGGAGCTCAGCACAGCCCTGTAATTGCAGTCGGAGGATCCTATGGAGGAATGCTCTCTGCCTGGCTCAGGATGAAATATCCTCACATAGTTGTTGG TGCTCTGGCATCCTCTGCACCAATTTGGCAGTTCACTGGTTTGGTTCCATGTGGAGACTTCTACAAAGTAGTAACACAGGACTTTGCCAGAAGTGGACACAACTGCGATTCAAACATCAGAAAGTCTTGGAAGGccattaaaaatgtgtcttcCACCG TCTCTGGTCTTCAGTGGCTGTCAGAAGAATTCAGCTTGTGCTCCCCtctaaagaacaaaaacaacatttttagttttaagaGATGGCTGCAGGAGACTTGGGTGAATCTGGCCATGGTGGACTACCCCTATGAAGCAAACTTTCTTCAACCTCTTCCTCCTTGGCCAATCCAG GTGGTGTGCAAGTATCTTGCTTTGGATTCCACTGTGTCTGACTACCAGTTGCTGCACGGTGTCTCTAAAGCAGTGAAGGTCTACTACAACTACACTGGAAGTTCCTCCTGTCTCAACACATCTCAGACAGCAACTGGCAGCCTGGGCTTTCTGGGCTGGTATTACCAG GCTTGTACAGAGATGGTGATGCCCATGTGCACAGATGGCGTCCATGACATGTTTGAATTTGAAGAGTGGAACTTCCAGGCCTTTTCTGATGAGTGTAACTCCATATTTGGTGTTAGGCCTCGATCTGAATGGGTTGGCACAGTCTACGGGGGGAAGGACATAGCCTCCCACAGCAACATAATCTTCAG TAATGGAGGACTGGACCCGTGGTCAGCTGGTGGAGTATCTTACAACATTACAGATTCTCTGGTGTCTATAATGATTCCTGAAGGAGCCCATCACTTGGACTTGCGCTACAGCAATGACCATGACCCACCTTCAGTCAAAGCAGCCCGGTCGTTGGAGGTGATATATTTTCAAGAGTGGATCAGACAATCGAAAAAGAAATGTCAACTCCATCGACCCTCTAGTCCTTAA
- the prcp gene encoding lysosomal Pro-X carboxypeptidase isoform X2: MMRSISFPLMFIVLSTVFSLIDHFGFIEDGTFRQRYLIADKHWKQPGGPILFYTGNEGDITWFCNNTGFMWETAEKLDAMLVFAEHRYYGDSLPFGQESYNDSKHLNYLTSEQALADFAVLIQNLKTTLPGAQHSPVIAVGGSYGGMLSAWLRMKYPHIVVGALASSAPIWQFTGLVPCGDFYKVVTQDFARSGHNCDSNIRKSWKAIKNVSSTVSGLQWLSEEFSLCSPLKNKNNIFSFKRWLQETWVNLAMVDYPYEANFLQPLPPWPIQVVCKYLALDSTVSDYQLLHGVSKAVKVYYNYTGSSSCLNTSQTATGSLGFLGWYYQACTEMVMPMCTDGVHDMFEFEEWNFQAFSDECNSIFGVRPRSEWVGTVYGGKDIASHSNIIFSNGGLDPWSAGGVSYNITDSLVSIMIPEGAHHLDLRYSNDHDPPSVKAARSLEVIYFQEWIRQSKKKCQLHRPSSP; encoded by the exons ATGATGAGGAGCATTTCCTTCCCTCTGATGTTCATTGTCTTGTCCACTGTGTTTTCTTTG ATTGATCATTTTGGATTCATAGAGGATGGCACTTTCAGACAGAGATACCTTATAGCTGACAAACACTGGAAGCAGCCTGGAGGACCCATTTTGTTTTACACTGGCAATGAAGGCGACATCACCTGGTTCTGCAACAATACT GGTTTCATGTGGGAAACTGCAGAGAAGTTGGACGCCATGCTGGTTTTTGCAGAGCATCGTTACTATGGAGATTCCCTGCCATTTGGACAAGAATCTTACAAT GACAGCAAACACCTGAACTACCTGACCTCGGAGCAGGCCCTTGCAGATTTTGCAGTGCTAATTCAAAACCTGAAGACAACTTTACCCGGAGCTCAGCACAGCCCTGTAATTGCAGTCGGAGGATCCTATGGAGGAATGCTCTCTGCCTGGCTCAGGATGAAATATCCTCACATAGTTGTTGG TGCTCTGGCATCCTCTGCACCAATTTGGCAGTTCACTGGTTTGGTTCCATGTGGAGACTTCTACAAAGTAGTAACACAGGACTTTGCCAGAAGTGGACACAACTGCGATTCAAACATCAGAAAGTCTTGGAAGGccattaaaaatgtgtcttcCACCG TCTCTGGTCTTCAGTGGCTGTCAGAAGAATTCAGCTTGTGCTCCCCtctaaagaacaaaaacaacatttttagttttaagaGATGGCTGCAGGAGACTTGGGTGAATCTGGCCATGGTGGACTACCCCTATGAAGCAAACTTTCTTCAACCTCTTCCTCCTTGGCCAATCCAG GTGGTGTGCAAGTATCTTGCTTTGGATTCCACTGTGTCTGACTACCAGTTGCTGCACGGTGTCTCTAAAGCAGTGAAGGTCTACTACAACTACACTGGAAGTTCCTCCTGTCTCAACACATCTCAGACAGCAACTGGCAGCCTGGGCTTTCTGGGCTGGTATTACCAG GCTTGTACAGAGATGGTGATGCCCATGTGCACAGATGGCGTCCATGACATGTTTGAATTTGAAGAGTGGAACTTCCAGGCCTTTTCTGATGAGTGTAACTCCATATTTGGTGTTAGGCCTCGATCTGAATGGGTTGGCACAGTCTACGGGGGGAAGGACATAGCCTCCCACAGCAACATAATCTTCAG TAATGGAGGACTGGACCCGTGGTCAGCTGGTGGAGTATCTTACAACATTACAGATTCTCTGGTGTCTATAATGATTCCTGAAGGAGCCCATCACTTGGACTTGCGCTACAGCAATGACCATGACCCACCTTCAGTCAAAGCAGCCCGGTCGTTGGAGGTGATATATTTTCAAGAGTGGATCAGACAATCGAAAAAGAAATGTCAACTCCATCGACCCTCTAGTCCTTAA
- the rab30 gene encoding ras-related protein Rab-30 — translation MSMEDYDYLFKIVLIGNAGVGKTCLVRRFTQGLFPPGQGATIGVDFMIKTVELNGEKVKLQIWDTAGQERFRSITQSYYRSANALILTYDITCEDSFRCLPEWLREIEQYANNEVVTILVGNKIDLAEKREVLRQRAEDFAEAQSMLYLETSAKESDNVEKLFLDLACQLIRGAKQNKLDNNDTAPMPGEGKTISYLNCCNIN, via the exons ATGAGTATGGAAGATTATGACTACCTGTTCAAAATAGTTCTCATAGGAAATGCAGGAGTTGGGAAGACATGTCTCGTCCGGCGCTTTACTCAG ggCCTTTTTCCACCTGGACAAGGGGCAACTATTGGAGTAGATTTCATGATCAAAACAGTTGAACTAAACGGGGAGAAGGtcaag CTGCAGATATGGGACACAGCTGGACAGGAGAGATTTCGCTCCATTACTCAGAGTTATTACCGTAGTGCCAATGCCCTCATTCTTACTTATGACATTACCTGTGAGGACTCCTTCAGGTGCCTTCCGGAGTGGCTGAGGGAGATTGAGCAGTATGCTAACAACGAAGTGGTGACTATATTAGTCG GTAATAAAATAGATTTGGCTGAGAAGAGAGAGGTTCTCCGACAGAGGGCTGAAGACTTTGCTGAGGCTCAGAGTATGCTGTATCTGGAGACCTCCGCCAAAGAGTCTGACAATGTTGAGAAACTTTTTCTCGACCTGGCCTGTCAGCTGATCCGAGGGGCCAAGCAGAACAAGCTGGATAACAATGACACTGCTCCGATGCCCGGTGAGGGTAAAACCATCAGTTATTTGAACTGCTGCAACATCAATTAG